One Acidimicrobiales bacterium genomic region harbors:
- a CDS encoding type IV toxin-antitoxin system AbiEi family antitoxin domain-containing protein — MVIRDDEVAELASRQHGLVSVAQLGRLDVSRSAIRGRVARGIWTTAGRGVLRLAGAPATWESSVLAHVLAAGEAALASHRTAAALWGLDGTDRRQLDISVPRGTWYRHDGVHTHESTDLDRTRPVRRNGIPMTSVERTLLDLGAVVGFRRVELALDDARRRRLVTWDTLLDTLVLHARRGRDGVGTLRAILDEHFGEVVVTDSGFERLVISVLRDAGLPTPVLQHEVRVAGRTYRLDLAYPDLRVAIELDGSVHLRRDVWEADHVRQNALILAGWTLLRFTWADYSTRAPLLVSEVRAALRRRP; from the coding sequence ATGGTGATCCGAGACGACGAGGTGGCGGAGCTTGCCAGCAGACAGCACGGCCTCGTCTCCGTCGCCCAGCTCGGCCGGCTCGACGTGTCACGTTCGGCCATCCGAGGACGAGTCGCTCGAGGAATCTGGACCACCGCCGGGCGGGGCGTCCTGCGACTCGCCGGGGCCCCGGCCACCTGGGAGTCTTCCGTCCTCGCCCACGTGCTGGCCGCCGGCGAAGCCGCTCTGGCATCGCACCGCACCGCCGCCGCTCTGTGGGGCCTCGACGGCACCGACCGACGGCAGCTCGACATCTCGGTGCCCCGCGGTACCTGGTACCGCCACGACGGCGTCCACACGCACGAGAGCACCGACCTCGATCGGACGCGGCCGGTCCGCCGCAACGGGATCCCGATGACATCCGTCGAGCGGACACTCCTCGACCTCGGCGCGGTGGTGGGCTTCAGGCGGGTCGAGCTCGCCCTCGATGACGCCCGGCGTCGACGCCTTGTCACCTGGGACACCCTGCTCGACACCCTCGTGCTCCACGCCCGCCGTGGACGCGACGGCGTCGGCACTCTGCGCGCCATCCTCGACGAGCACTTCGGCGAGGTCGTGGTCACCGACAGCGGGTTCGAGCGACTGGTGATCTCGGTGCTGAGAGACGCCGGCCTCCCCACGCCCGTCCTCCAACACGAGGTGCGGGTGGCCGGTCGCACCTACCGGCTCGACCTCGCCTATCCCGACTTGCGGGTGGCAATCGAGCTGGACGGCAGCGTCCACCTACGTCGCGACGTCTGGGAGGCGGACCACGTTCGCCAGAACGCACTGATCCTCGCCGGCTGGACGCTGCTGCGCTTCACCTGGGCCGACTACTCGACCCGCGCTCCCCTGCTCGTGAGCGAGGTCCGCGCCGCCCTCCGGCGCCGACCCTGA
- the glpK gene encoding glycerol kinase GlpK, with product MAVVIAIDAGTTGVRSFAFDESGRPVGTAYRELTQHFPRPGWVEHDADEIWTAVTATLTEVLDGLDQPPVAAVGVTNQRETTVVWDRRTGRPLHRAIVWQDRRTAARCDELREQGHLDLVRRTTGLVLDPYFSATKLEWLLGPGGVEASPDLAFGTVDSWVLWNLTGGPAGGVHATEPSNASRTLLYDIDALRWSDELVDLFGVPTTALPEVRPTQGRFGRTVAGGPVPAGVPISGMAGDQQAALFGQACFDAGQSKNTYGTGSFVLMNVGSSLPPPVDGLLTTVAWTIDGQPGATYALEGAIFVTGAAIQWLRDGLGIISSAEEVGPLAASCPDPQGVYVVPAFTGLGSPWWDPYARGTIVGITRGTGRAELARAVVESMAYQTRDVVEAMSTASGQPLAELRVDGGASAMDVLLQFQADQLGVPVERPVLQETTVAGAAYLAGLAEGVWSGPDEVAALWQLDRRFTPTPDRTDANSRFTTWHAAVTRSRTWAP from the coding sequence ATGGCCGTGGTCATCGCCATCGACGCCGGCACCACTGGCGTCCGCAGCTTCGCCTTCGACGAGTCGGGCCGGCCGGTCGGCACCGCCTACCGGGAGCTCACCCAGCACTTCCCGCGGCCCGGATGGGTGGAGCACGACGCCGACGAGATCTGGACGGCCGTCACCGCCACCCTCACCGAGGTGCTCGACGGCCTCGACCAGCCGCCGGTCGCCGCCGTCGGCGTCACCAACCAGCGCGAGACCACCGTCGTGTGGGACCGTCGCACGGGCCGGCCGCTCCACCGGGCGATCGTGTGGCAGGACCGGCGCACCGCCGCCCGCTGCGACGAGCTGCGGGAGCAGGGCCACCTCGACCTGGTGCGCCGCACCACCGGCCTCGTCCTCGACCCCTACTTCTCCGCCACCAAGCTGGAGTGGCTGCTCGGGCCCGGCGGCGTCGAGGCGTCACCCGACCTGGCGTTCGGCACGGTCGACTCGTGGGTGCTGTGGAACCTGACGGGCGGCCCGGCCGGCGGGGTGCACGCCACCGAGCCCTCCAACGCCAGCCGCACCCTGCTCTACGACATCGATGCGCTGCGGTGGTCCGACGAGCTGGTCGACCTGTTCGGCGTCCCGACCACGGCGCTGCCCGAGGTGCGCCCGACGCAGGGGCGCTTCGGTCGGACCGTCGCCGGTGGCCCCGTGCCCGCCGGCGTGCCCATCTCCGGCATGGCCGGTGACCAGCAGGCGGCCCTGTTCGGGCAGGCGTGCTTCGACGCCGGCCAGTCGAAGAACACCTACGGCACCGGCAGCTTCGTGCTGATGAACGTGGGCTCGTCGCTGCCGCCGCCGGTCGACGGGCTGCTGACCACGGTGGCCTGGACGATCGACGGGCAGCCGGGCGCCACCTACGCCCTCGAGGGCGCCATCTTCGTCACCGGCGCCGCCATCCAGTGGCTGCGCGACGGCCTGGGGATCATCTCGTCGGCCGAGGAGGTGGGGCCGCTGGCCGCCTCGTGCCCGGACCCGCAGGGCGTCTACGTGGTGCCCGCCTTCACCGGCCTCGGGAGCCCCTGGTGGGACCCCTACGCCCGGGGGACGATCGTGGGCATCACCCGGGGCACGGGGCGGGCCGAGCTGGCGCGGGCGGTGGTCGAGTCGATGGCGTACCAGACCCGCGACGTGGTGGAAGCCATGTCGACGGCCTCGGGCCAGCCGCTCGCCGAGCTGCGCGTCGACGGCGGGGCCTCGGCGATGGACGTCCTGCTCCAGTTCCAGGCCGACCAGCTCGGCGTCCCCGTGGAGCGCCCGGTCCTCCAGGAGACGACGGTCGCCGGCGCCGCCTACCTGGCGGGCCTGGCCGAGGGCGTGTGGTCGGGCCCCGACGAGGTCGCGGCCCTCTGGCAGCTCGACCGCCGCTTCACCCCCACCCCCGACCGCACCGACGCCAACTCCCGCTTCACCACCTGGCACGCCGCGGTCACCCGCTCCCGCACCTGGGCGCCCTAA